One stretch of Diabrotica undecimpunctata isolate CICGRU chromosome 5, icDiaUnde3, whole genome shotgun sequence DNA includes these proteins:
- the LOC140442326 gene encoding uncharacterized protein: MAEQIFVDSTVILPDERYQVDMPFRTNNYFEQLGDSLAMARNRFFNLEKKLGKNKVHFAEYKSVIEEYLQLNHAKVIPLERFNNNLNKYFLPHFAVIREESLSTKVRIVFDVSGKKTTGLSLNDTMLKGYQVQPNLYDILLRFRTFKFVLVGDVEKMFRQIQINPNHRFLLNILWRNNVGEQLSCIEMQRLTFGTNCAPFLATRVLKDIADKNKDNYPIVSLMLTQQTYMDDIIAGCDTIGELNKLNIDLNTVLNKSGFTLQKVVSNSTEISKNYHNRAKNSELQDVDLSKEHSNKVLGLRWNSVSDSLSFVLPVINKTGPITERKVLSLVAQCFDPMGLLTPFIVRGKILIQKLWLLKLDWDSEITEPHLLKIWKEFCSDFSELKKISIPRLVFVDKNISQIELHAFCDARVKPLQNPHFIADVHGLISGLVSVSNEIPTLTLVYTCPLYQL; the protein is encoded by the exons ATGGCCGAGCAAATTTTTGTAGATAGCACGGTTATACTTCCGGACGAAAGATATCAAGTAGATATGCCGTTTCGGACTAATAACTATTTTGAACAGTTAGGAGATTCGCTAGCTATGGCTAGGAACCGTTTCTTCAATCTCGAGAAGAAACTGGGTAAAAATAAAGTTCACTTTGCCGAATATAAATCGGTTATAGAAGAATATTTACAACTAAATCACGCCAAAGTAATTCCACTGgaaagatttaataataatttgaataAATACTTTTTACCTCATTTCGCAGTGATTCGAGAAGAGAGTCTTTCGACTAAAGTTAGGATTGTTTTCGATGTAAGTGGGAAAAAAACTACCGGTCTGTCACTTAATGATACCATGCTAAAAGGATATCAGGTGCAACCTAATTTGTACGATATCTTATTGAGATTTCGAACCTTCAAATTTGTCTTAGTAGGGGACGTTGAAAAAATGTTTAGGCAGATACAAATAAATCCAAATCacagatttttgttaaatatattgtGGAGAAATAATGTGGGAGAGCAGCTGTCATGTATAGAGATGCAAAGATTAACTTTTGGCACGAACTGTGCTCCCTTCTTGGCTACGAGAGTATTGAAAGATATCGCagataaaaataaagataattatCCAATAGTGTCGCTTATGTTAACACAACAAACGTATATGGATGACATCATAGCTGGATGTGATACCATAGGGgaattaaataaactaaatattgacTTGAACACAGTGCTCAACAAATCTGGATTTACGTTACAAAAGGTTGTTTCAAATTCAACCGAAATATCCAAAAATTATCACAATCGTGCAAAAAATTCGGAATTACAAGATGTAGATTTATCAAAAGAACACTCCAATAAAGTTCTTGGTTTAAGATGGAATTCCGTTAGTGATTCCTTAAGCTTTGTCTTACCGGTAATTAACAAAACCGGGCCAATCACGGAAAGAAAAGTTCTATCGTTGGTTGCTCAATGTTTTGATCCAATGGGATTATTGACACCATTTATCGTTAGAGGAAAGATTTTGATACAAAAGCTTTGGTTGTTAAAGTTAGATTGGGATTCAGAAATTACCGAACCGCATTTATTAAAGATTTGGAAGGAGTTTTGCTCTGATTTTAgtgaattgaaaaaaataagtattCCTCGCTTAGTTTTTGTAGATAAAAATATTAGTCAAATAGAATTGCACGCATTTTGTGACGCAA gagTGAAACCTCTTCAAAACCCTCACTTCATTGCAGATGTACACGGATTAATATCCGGTCTCGTGTCTGTTTCTAATGAGATACCTACGCTTACGCTTGTTTACACATGCCCACTTTATCAGTTGTAA